Proteins from a single region of Undibacterium sp. KW1:
- a CDS encoding LysR family transcriptional regulator: MMNWDDLRYFLALVDCGTLTGAARRLQVEHTTVARRIDTLESALKLRLFDRLVRGWQLTTEGHDLVTHAREVEERWFNFERKALSNSKMEGIVRISAPPSLSTFVLAPQLKKLCASLTGVELELQAERHQVSLGKREADIALRMARPQTAGLVIKPLASVGYGLYACKTYLKKRKEEDWEFVAYEKNSATPHHRWLEDYMAQRKVMLRSNDQMVLAQCAAAGLGVTVLPHYLRQSHRELHRIEHQACPLRRKLWLVMHDDVRRSPRVRAVADGLIELFSSAEVSDLLI; encoded by the coding sequence ATGATGAATTGGGATGATTTACGCTATTTTTTGGCACTGGTCGATTGCGGTACGCTGACCGGGGCTGCGCGTCGCCTACAGGTGGAACATACGACGGTTGCACGGCGGATTGACACGCTTGAGTCAGCATTGAAACTGCGTCTTTTCGACAGACTGGTGCGCGGCTGGCAACTCACCACAGAAGGACATGACCTGGTTACTCATGCACGGGAAGTGGAAGAGCGCTGGTTCAATTTTGAGAGAAAGGCGCTCAGTAACAGCAAAATGGAAGGCATAGTGCGTATTTCTGCACCACCCAGTTTATCGACTTTTGTACTCGCGCCCCAGCTTAAAAAACTCTGCGCCAGTTTGACCGGCGTGGAGCTGGAGTTACAGGCAGAGCGCCACCAGGTCAGTCTGGGCAAGCGCGAGGCAGACATCGCTTTACGAATGGCGCGCCCACAAACGGCGGGTCTGGTGATCAAGCCTTTGGCCAGTGTGGGCTATGGATTGTACGCCTGCAAAACTTATCTGAAAAAGCGCAAGGAAGAAGATTGGGAATTTGTCGCCTATGAAAAAAACTCTGCAACGCCCCATCATCGATGGCTGGAAGATTATATGGCGCAGCGCAAAGTCATGCTGCGCAGTAATGACCAAATGGTGCTGGCTCAATGCGCGGCGGCAGGCCTTGGCGTAACCGTATTACCGCATTATTTGCGCCAGAGTCACCGCGAGCTGCACCGTATTGAGCATCAGGCTTGTCCTCTGCGCAGAAAACTTTGGCTGGTCATGCATGATGATGTACGCCGTTCACCGAGGG